In Oncorhynchus kisutch isolate 150728-3 linkage group LG7, Okis_V2, whole genome shotgun sequence, one DNA window encodes the following:
- the prlh2r gene encoding prolactin releasing hormone 2 receptor: MDSREFSLNCSWVENTSLPAYSSTSSSSFTGLDLLFDLKPLFIPLYSMVILVACSGNLLLLFLIGLNKKRHNTTNFLIGNLALVDLVMCIFCVPLTASYAFDKRGWLFGRFMCHFVTLMQSATVFAAVLSLTAIAVDRYVVVAYPIRRRLGCQFCWGLVAAIWLCSLAFSTPTALHIGYLDLSATGLHMVVCEEFWHGQERGRLVYSCFVLVFSYFVPLAAVSSSYLAISYHLRQRNISGLMAAGPVSNQMNWGRKRRKTFCLLLVSVLCFAFSWLPLQVVNLIRDLDTDFTILGKNHVNVIQVSCHLLAMSSACYNPFIYASLHDKFLSCLCHRDLFPRHRGVGGRGPRGNSSSFMTSHRLHRVNTFSTLGDIPVVLGNKMPQESWPLRQAHKSSTTTIIDHNYM, from the coding sequence ATGGACAGCAGGGAGTTTTCTCTGAACTGCTCTTGGGTAGAGAACACATCTCTCCCTGCCTACTCCTcaacgtcctcctcctccttcactggGTTGGATCTCCTATTTGACCTGAAGCCCCTATTCATCCCTCTCTACTCCATGGTGATCCTGGTCGCCTGCTCTGGCAACCTCCTGCTGCTCTTCCTCATCGGGCTCAACAAGAagagacacaacaccaccaaCTTCCTGATCGGCAACTTGGCGCTAGTCGATTTGGTCATGTGCATCTTCTGCGTGCCCCTGACAGCCTCCTATGCCTTCGACAAGCGAGGGTGGCTCTTCGGACGCTTCATGTGCCACTTTGTCACCTTGATGCAGTCGGCGACGGTTTTCGCAGCCGTCTTGTCACTCACAGCCATTGCAGTGGACCGGTACGTCGTTGTGGCCTATCCCATTCGCAGGCGGTTGGGTTGCCAGTTTTGCTGGGGTTTGGTGGCTGCCATCTGGTTGTGTAGCCTTGCGTTCTCCACTCCCACGGCTCTCCACATTGGCTACCTGGACCTGAGCGCCACCGGTCTCCACATGGTCGTCTGTGAGGAGTTCTGGCATGGCCAGGAGCGGGGACGCCTTGTCTACTCCTGCTTTGTCCTGGTCTTCTCTTACTTTGTGCCACTCGCCGCTGTGTCTTCATCCTACCTCGCTATCTCCTACCACTTGAGACAAAGGAACATTTCTGGTTTGATGGCGGCGGGTCCTGTTTCCAATCAAATGAACTGGGGGCGAAAGAGAAGAAAGACTTTCTGCCTCCTCCTTGTGTCAGTGCTCTGCTTCGCCTTCTCCTGGCTCCCTCTTCAGGTGGTCAATCTCATCCGCGACCTGGATACTGACTTCACCATCCTGGGCAAGAACCACGTCAACGTGATCCAAGTGTCGTGCCACCTGTTAGCTATGAGCTCGGCGTGCTACAACCCATTTATCTACGCGTCGCTCCACGACAAGTTCCTGTCCTGCCTGTGTCATCGTGACCTCTTCCCCCGTCACAGAGGAGTGGGGGGTCGAGGGCCAAGGGGAAACAGCAGCAGCTTCATGACATCCCACCGACTGCACCGTGTGAACACCTTCTCCACCCTGGGCGACATCCCGGTGGTTCTGGGGAACAAGATGCCACAGGAGAGCTGGCCGTTGCGGCAGGCACATAAGTCCTCAACCACTACAATAATTGACCATAATTACATGTAG